In a single window of the Carassius gibelio isolate Cgi1373 ecotype wild population from Czech Republic chromosome A12, carGib1.2-hapl.c, whole genome shotgun sequence genome:
- the LOC128025154 gene encoding rho GTPase-activating protein 17-like isoform X1 codes for MKKQFNRMRQLANQTVGRAEKTEVLSDDLLQIERRMELVRVVSHNTHKKMVACLQGQIGTDAEKRHKKLPLTALSQAMQDGGNQLGEESLIGKMMEMCGDAGNRLASELMQHEMNIEKEILDPLNQLAEVDIPNILKQRRQLAKLVLDYDSARARWLQATKSIISGTNTQALTAKADSLKEEVDEAMNKMELCKDQLSADMYNFFSKEADYARYYVMLLEAQADYHRKSLTLLESVLPTIQAQQDSWTEKPAFGTALDEHLKRSGREIALPIEACVMMLLETGMKEEGLFRIAAGASKLKKLKAALDCSTSQLEEFYSDPHAVAGALKSYLRELPEPLMTYQLYDEWIQASNVPDPDKRLQALWVTCNQLPKNNKANFRYLVKFLAKLAQESDINKMTPSNIAIVLGPNLLWAKTEGSLAEMAAATSVHVVTIIEPIIQHADWFFPEDVDFNVSGMFSMPAPLPNNVNHLTPPDYDSGTIERKRPGSMVGPDGELPRRDSSANKLMDHNPRRGNTVPRKQHASPAFQPPLPPVEAAGIAGGQPMAELLLQQPAQVGLGLESCQPGLVLGMAALAAAQQLLAQHTEEISSKTRDPASTPPAQRNGTGGSGQMNLGTPVAGSTGPSPHLAHRGSKKPAPAPPKPANPPPGQPANQSVQQASSGTPQSLSPSPRPLSSYSPTNLSSTQPLGQTSMTHRRNPSNQPPIQAPNHPPPQPPTQATPPPQPSAPADPGEDPSPPSTPTPPSTPPPMVVFHDSPSPTAPPVFQSGSLPRPRPVPKPRNRPTVPPPPQPPATGSDSNGICSAAFKTMDSGMTFKPLGRALVPDITVEKPVTQLKDIDLDTESTVL; via the exons ATGAAGAAACAGTTTAATCGGATGAGACAGCTCGCCAATCAAACAGTCGGCAG AGCGGAGAAAACCGAGGTCCTCAGTGATGACCTGTTACAG ATTGAGCGCCGTATGGAGTTGGTGCGAGTCGTTTCGCATAACACGCACAAAAAAATGGTTGCGTGTTTGCAGGGGCAGATAGGCACTGATGCTGAGAAGAGACAT AAAAAGCTTCCACTAACAGCGCTGTCACAGGCCATGCAGGATGGCGGAAACCAGTTGGGGGAGGAGTCTCTGATTGG GAAAATGATGGAGATGTGCGGAGATGCCGGGAACAGACTGGCCTCTGAACTAATGCAGCATGAGATGAACATTGAAAAGGAGATCTTAGACCCCCTCAATCAGCTAGCTGAG GTGGACATTCCTAACATCCTGAAACAGAGACGGCAGTTAGCCAAACTGGTGCTGGACTATGACTCTGCCCGAGCGAG GTGGTTGCAGGCGACCAAGTCCATAATCTCAGGaacaaacacacaagcactgaCAGCCAAAGCAGACTCACTTAAAGAAGAAGTCGACGAAGCTATGAACAAAATGGAGCTGTGTAAG GATCAACTTTCGGCAGACATGTACAATTTCTTCTCAAAGGAGGCAGACTATGCCCGCTACTACGTAATG TTATTAGAGGCACAAGCAGATTATCACAGAAAATCGCTCACCTTGCTTGAGAGCGTCCTGCCTACCATTCAAGCTCAACAAG ATTCGTGGACTGAGAAGCCAGCGTTTGGAACGGCTCTGGACGAGCATCTGAAGCGCAGTGGCAGAGAGATCGCACTGCCTATAGAGGCCTGCGTTATGATGCTGCTGGAGACTGGAATGAAAGAAGAG GGTCTCTTCAGAATAGCTGCAGGAGCCTCTAAACTGAAGAAGCTGAAGGCAGCTCTGGATTGCTCCACCTCACAGCTGGAGGAGTTCTACTCCGACCCACATGCCGTTGCTG GGGCATTAAAGTCGTATCTCAGAGAGCTGCCTGAACCTTTGATGACTTACCAGTTGTATGATGAGTGGATCCAGGCATCCAA TGTCCCTGACCCAGACAAACGGTTACAAGCTTTGTGGGTTACCTGCAATCAGTTACCAAAAAACAACAAGGCAAACTTCAG GTACCTTGTTAAGTTCCTCGCTAAGCTTGCACAGGAAAGtgacattaacaagatgacccccAGCAACATTGCCATTGTCCTTGGACCCAATCTGCTCTGGGCCAAAACCGAGGG GAGCCTAGCAGAAATGGCTGCTGCAACCTCTGTGCATGTAGTTACTATAATTGAACCCATCATTCAGCACGCAGATTGGTTTTTCCCTGAGG ATGTGGATTTTAATGTGTCCGGCATGTTTTCTATGCCTGCACCCCTGCCAAACAACGTCAACCACCTGACCCCGCCAGATTATGACTCGGGCACCATAGAAAGGAAGAGACCTGGCAGCATGGTGGGCCCAGATGGTGAATTGCCCCGGAGAGACAG CTCTGCTAATAAATTAATGGACCACAATCCTCGTAGAGGCAATACTGTACCTAGAAAGCAGCACGCTTCGCCTGCCTTCCAGCCCCCGCTGCCCCCTGTGGAGGCTGCAGGTATTGCAGGGGGTCAGCCCATGGCTGAACTCCTGCTCCAGCAGCCTGCGCAGGTGGGCCTGGGTTTAGAGAGCTGTCAGCCCGGGCTGGTGCTGGGGATGGCTGCCCTGGCAGCAGCACAGCAGCTTCTAGCTCAGCATACTGAGGAGATCAG TTCAAAGACCCGAGACCCAGCGTCCACTCCTCCAGCTCAGAGAAATGGCACTGGAGGATCAGGACAGATGAATTTGGGGACCCCTGTGGCTGGATCTACTGGACCCAGTCCTCACTTGGCACACAGAG GTTCAAAGAAGCCGGCCCCAGCTCCTCCTAAACCAGCCAACCCTCCACCAGGCCAACCAGCCAATCAGTCAGTACAGCAAGCTTCTTCAGGCACCCCCCAGTCCCTCAGCCCCTCCCCTAGACCGCTTTCTAGTTACTCTCCGACCAATCTGAGCTCCACACAACCACTGGGTCAAACCAGCATGACCCATCGTCGCAACCCGAGCAACCAGCCCCCTATTCAGGCACCCAACCATCCGCCCCCCCAGCCTCCCACACAGGCCACGCCCCCTCCCCAACCCAGTGCTCCAGCTGACCCTGGAGAAGACCCCTCCCCTCCCAGCACTCCCACTCCACCGAGCACCCCTCCGCCCATGGTAGTGTTCCACGACAGTCCCAGTCCCACCGCCCCCCCAGTGTTCCAGTCAGGGTCGCTTCCTCGCCCGAGGCCTGTGCCTAAACCACGTAACAGACCTACTGTCCCCCCTCCGCCCCAGCCTCCAGCCACAGGAAGCGACAGCAATGGAATTTGCAGTGCTGCCTTCAAAACAATGG ATTCGGGAATGACATTTAAACCACTGGGTCGAGCTCTTGTTCCTGATATCACCGTTGAGAAGCCTGTTACCCAACTCAAGGACATAGACCTTGACACAGAGAGCACCGTCCTGTAA
- the LOC128025154 gene encoding rho GTPase-activating protein 17-like isoform X2: MKKQFNRMRQLANQTVGRAEKTEVLSDDLLQIERRMELVRVVSHNTHKKMVACLQGQIGTDAEKRHKKLPLTALSQAMQDGGNQLGEESLIGKMMEMCGDAGNRLASELMQHEMNIEKEILDPLNQLAEVDIPNILKQRRQLAKLVLDYDSARARWLQATKSIISGTNTQALTAKADSLKEEVDEAMNKMELCKDQLSADMYNFFSKEADYARYYVMLLEAQADYHRKSLTLLESVLPTIQAQQDSWTEKPAFGTALDEHLKRSGREIALPIEACVMMLLETGMKEEGLFRIAAGASKLKKLKAALDCSTSQLEEFYSDPHAVAGALKSYLRELPEPLMTYQLYDEWIQASNVPDPDKRLQALWVTCNQLPKNNKANFRYLVKFLAKLAQESDINKMTPSNIAIVLGPNLLWAKTEGSLAEMAAATSVHVVTIIEPIIQHADWFFPEDVDFNVSGMFSMPAPLPNNVNHLTPPDYDSGTIERKRPGSMVGPDGELPRRDSSKTRDPASTPPAQRNGTGGSGQMNLGTPVAGSTGPSPHLAHRGSKKPAPAPPKPANPPPGQPANQSVQQASSGTPQSLSPSPRPLSSYSPTNLSSTQPLGQTSMTHRRNPSNQPPIQAPNHPPPQPPTQATPPPQPSAPADPGEDPSPPSTPTPPSTPPPMVVFHDSPSPTAPPVFQSGSLPRPRPVPKPRNRPTVPPPPQPPATGSDSNGICSAAFKTMDSGMTFKPLGRALVPDITVEKPVTQLKDIDLDTESTVL, encoded by the exons ATGAAGAAACAGTTTAATCGGATGAGACAGCTCGCCAATCAAACAGTCGGCAG AGCGGAGAAAACCGAGGTCCTCAGTGATGACCTGTTACAG ATTGAGCGCCGTATGGAGTTGGTGCGAGTCGTTTCGCATAACACGCACAAAAAAATGGTTGCGTGTTTGCAGGGGCAGATAGGCACTGATGCTGAGAAGAGACAT AAAAAGCTTCCACTAACAGCGCTGTCACAGGCCATGCAGGATGGCGGAAACCAGTTGGGGGAGGAGTCTCTGATTGG GAAAATGATGGAGATGTGCGGAGATGCCGGGAACAGACTGGCCTCTGAACTAATGCAGCATGAGATGAACATTGAAAAGGAGATCTTAGACCCCCTCAATCAGCTAGCTGAG GTGGACATTCCTAACATCCTGAAACAGAGACGGCAGTTAGCCAAACTGGTGCTGGACTATGACTCTGCCCGAGCGAG GTGGTTGCAGGCGACCAAGTCCATAATCTCAGGaacaaacacacaagcactgaCAGCCAAAGCAGACTCACTTAAAGAAGAAGTCGACGAAGCTATGAACAAAATGGAGCTGTGTAAG GATCAACTTTCGGCAGACATGTACAATTTCTTCTCAAAGGAGGCAGACTATGCCCGCTACTACGTAATG TTATTAGAGGCACAAGCAGATTATCACAGAAAATCGCTCACCTTGCTTGAGAGCGTCCTGCCTACCATTCAAGCTCAACAAG ATTCGTGGACTGAGAAGCCAGCGTTTGGAACGGCTCTGGACGAGCATCTGAAGCGCAGTGGCAGAGAGATCGCACTGCCTATAGAGGCCTGCGTTATGATGCTGCTGGAGACTGGAATGAAAGAAGAG GGTCTCTTCAGAATAGCTGCAGGAGCCTCTAAACTGAAGAAGCTGAAGGCAGCTCTGGATTGCTCCACCTCACAGCTGGAGGAGTTCTACTCCGACCCACATGCCGTTGCTG GGGCATTAAAGTCGTATCTCAGAGAGCTGCCTGAACCTTTGATGACTTACCAGTTGTATGATGAGTGGATCCAGGCATCCAA TGTCCCTGACCCAGACAAACGGTTACAAGCTTTGTGGGTTACCTGCAATCAGTTACCAAAAAACAACAAGGCAAACTTCAG GTACCTTGTTAAGTTCCTCGCTAAGCTTGCACAGGAAAGtgacattaacaagatgacccccAGCAACATTGCCATTGTCCTTGGACCCAATCTGCTCTGGGCCAAAACCGAGGG GAGCCTAGCAGAAATGGCTGCTGCAACCTCTGTGCATGTAGTTACTATAATTGAACCCATCATTCAGCACGCAGATTGGTTTTTCCCTGAGG ATGTGGATTTTAATGTGTCCGGCATGTTTTCTATGCCTGCACCCCTGCCAAACAACGTCAACCACCTGACCCCGCCAGATTATGACTCGGGCACCATAGAAAGGAAGAGACCTGGCAGCATGGTGGGCCCAGATGGTGAATTGCCCCGGAGAGACAG TTCAAAGACCCGAGACCCAGCGTCCACTCCTCCAGCTCAGAGAAATGGCACTGGAGGATCAGGACAGATGAATTTGGGGACCCCTGTGGCTGGATCTACTGGACCCAGTCCTCACTTGGCACACAGAG GTTCAAAGAAGCCGGCCCCAGCTCCTCCTAAACCAGCCAACCCTCCACCAGGCCAACCAGCCAATCAGTCAGTACAGCAAGCTTCTTCAGGCACCCCCCAGTCCCTCAGCCCCTCCCCTAGACCGCTTTCTAGTTACTCTCCGACCAATCTGAGCTCCACACAACCACTGGGTCAAACCAGCATGACCCATCGTCGCAACCCGAGCAACCAGCCCCCTATTCAGGCACCCAACCATCCGCCCCCCCAGCCTCCCACACAGGCCACGCCCCCTCCCCAACCCAGTGCTCCAGCTGACCCTGGAGAAGACCCCTCCCCTCCCAGCACTCCCACTCCACCGAGCACCCCTCCGCCCATGGTAGTGTTCCACGACAGTCCCAGTCCCACCGCCCCCCCAGTGTTCCAGTCAGGGTCGCTTCCTCGCCCGAGGCCTGTGCCTAAACCACGTAACAGACCTACTGTCCCCCCTCCGCCCCAGCCTCCAGCCACAGGAAGCGACAGCAATGGAATTTGCAGTGCTGCCTTCAAAACAATGG ATTCGGGAATGACATTTAAACCACTGGGTCGAGCTCTTGTTCCTGATATCACCGTTGAGAAGCCTGTTACCCAACTCAAGGACATAGACCTTGACACAGAGAGCACCGTCCTGTAA
- the LOC128025155 gene encoding leucine carboxyl methyltransferase 1, translating to MASKQPFDSDISDEAVRATCDDASICKRFASSKGYWNDLYVQYFVRQVGERKAPEINRGYYGRVKGMNLLIDAFLKKTRCDCQVVNLGAGLDTTFWRLKDEKIMPKKFFEVDFPMIVDRKIHHIKTKPPLSKPLIETHSSDALLLDVHSLDSDRYCIIGADLRDLPTLEEKLKKFQINPELPTLFLSECVLVYMTPEQSSKLVHWVADTFPTAMFINYEQVNMNDRFGEIMIENLQRRQCNLAGVDLCQSLDSQMNRFLSAGWESANALDMMTVYNMLPQEDVARIERLEFLDEKELLQQLLQHYCICWAVKDKLSLGLSQIGV from the exons ATGGCATCCAAACAGCCATTTGATTCTGACATTTCGGATGAAGCAGTCAGAGCTACTTGCGACGATGCATCGATATGCAAAAG GTTTGCTTCCAGTAAAGGTTACTGGAATGACCTCTACGTCCAGTATTTTGTGAGACAAGTAGGTGAACGTAAAGCACCTGAGATCAACAGAG GTTATTATGGACGCGTCAAAGGAATGAATCTTCTTATTGATGCTTTTCTCAAGAAGACACGATGTGACTGCCAGGTGGTGAATCTTGGGGCAGGACTGGATACTACTTTTTGGagattaaag GATGAAAAGATTATGCCAAAAAAGTTCTTTGAAGTCGACTTCCCAATGATTGTTGACAGAAAAATACACCACATCAA GACGAAACCTCCACTATCAAAACCTTTGATTGAGACCCACTCCTCTGATGCACTCCTTCTGG ATGTTCACAGCCTTGACTCGGACAGATATTGTATAATCGGCGCTGATCTAAGAGACTTGCCAACTTTGGAGGAGAAACTGAAAAAGTTCCAGATAAATCCAGA GTTGCCCACTCTGTTTCTGTCTGAATGTGTACTGGTGTACATGACCCCTGAGCAGTCCTCTAAACTGGTGCACTGGGTTGCAGACACCTTCCCCACCGCCATGTTCATTAACTACGAACAG GTGAACATGAATGATCGCTTTGGGGAGATCATGATTGAGAATCTGCAGCGTCGACAGTGCAATCTGGCTGGGGtggatctgtgtcagtctctggacTCTCAA ATGAATCGTTTTCTGTCAGCAGGCTGGGAAAGTGCAAATGCACTGGACATGATGACGGTATACAATATGCTTCCTCAGGAAGATGTAGCTAG AATTGAGCGTCTAGAGTTTTTAGATGAAAAGGAACTTCTCCAACAGCTTCTACAACACTACTGCATCTGCTGGGCTGTAAAAGATAAGCTCAGTCTAG GCCTCTCACAGATTGGGGTTTAA